A single window of Pyxicephalus adspersus chromosome 10, UCB_Pads_2.0, whole genome shotgun sequence DNA harbors:
- the RGR gene encoding RPE-retinal G protein-coupled receptor produces MVTSYPLPEGFTEIEVFGIGTTLLVEALLGFVLNGLTIASFYKIRELRTPSNLLIISLAVADTGLCINAFVAAFSSFLRYWPYGTEGCQIHGFQGFVAALSSISSCAAIAWDRYHQYCTRSKLHWSTSISVVMFVWGFSAFWSMMPLFGWGEYDYEPLRTCCTLDYSKADRNFISFLFPLAFFEYLIPLFIMMTAYQSIHQKLKKTGQLKMNTGLPVKSLIICWGPYSLLCFYAIIQDATILSPKLRMMPAILAKISPAVNAYVYGLGNENYRGGIWQFLTGQKIEKTETENKTK; encoded by the exons ATGGTTACATCTTACCCCCTTCCTGAAGGTTTCACTGAGATTGAGGTCTTTGGCATTGGCACAACACTTCTGGTCGAAG CTCTTCTTGGGTTTGTTTTAAATGGCCTGACCATTGCTTCTTTCTACAAAATAAGAGAGCTCAGGACACCTAGCAACCTGCTGATAATAAGCCTAGCAGTGGCAGACACTGGACTGTGTATCAATGCATTTGTAGCTGCATTTTCCAGCTTCTTGAG GTATTGGCCCTATGGAACAGAAGGATGTCAGATTCATGGATTCCAGGGATTTGTTGCAGCTCTGTCCAGTATTAGCTCATGTGCTGCAATAGCATGGGATCGCTACCACCAATATTGTACTC GTAGCAAACTACACTGGAGCACATCGATTTCAGTGGTGATGTTTGTCTGGGGATTCTCTGCCTTCTGGTCTATGATGCCATTGTTTGGTTGGGGTGAATATGACTATGAACCTTTAAGAACGTGTTGCACTTTGGATTACTCTAAAGCTGACAG aaatttcATCTCTTTCCTTTTCCCACTGGCTTTCTTTGAGTATTTAATTCCGCTGTTTATCATGATGACTGCTTACCAGTCCATACACCAGAAGCTGAAGAAAACTGGCCAGCTCAAG aTGAACACTGGACTACCTGTAAAATCCCTGATTATATGTTGGGGGCCCTATTCATTGCTATGCTTTTATGCCATTATTCAGGATGCAACAATCCTTTCGCCAAAATTACGGATG ATGCCTGCTATCTTGGCCAAGATATCCCCTGCTGTGAATGCCTATGTGTATGGACTTGGGAATGAGAACTACAGAGGAGGAATCTGGCAGTTTCTCACAggacaaaaaattgaaaaaacagaaactgaaaataaaactaaataa